The Acidimicrobiales bacterium genome contains the following window.
CCCAGCGCCTGGCCCGCCGCCTCTGCGACAAGTGCGCCGAGGGGTACGAGGCGTCCACGGACGAGCTGGCCCACCTCGGCTGGGACTTCGCGTCCGACGAGGAGACGGTGGAGCTGTTCCGCCCGGTGGGATGCGCCCACTGCGGCAAGACCGGCTACCGGGGCCGCTTCGCCATCCACGAGGTCCTCACCGTCACCGAGGAGATCGAGCGCCTGATCGTCGACCGGGAGCACTCCGAGGACATCAAGAAGATGGCCGTCGCCCAGGGCATGCTCACCCTCCGCCAGGCCGGCCTCGTCCACGTGACCCAGGGCACGACGTCGATCGAGGAGATCCTCAGGGTGGTCGCCTAAAAGGCCGATACGGAGGTATGCAGGCTGCCTCGCGACGTCTCGGTGAGTTCCTCGTCGACCGCAAAGTTCTCTCCCGGGATGCACTGGAGAGGCTGCTGATCCGGGAGGCGAACGACGGCGTCTCGCTGTCGAAGATGCTCCTGGCCGAGGGCGTCGTGGCCGAGAAGGACCTGGTCGCGGCCGTGGCCTCCCAGGTCGGGATCGCGTTCATCGACTTCGACCAGACAGCCGTGAACCCGGCGCTCGACCGCCTGGTGCCCGTCGAGCTGGCCCGCCGGTACCTGGCCATCGCCGTGGACTTCGAGGGCAGCGAGCTGGTCGTCGCCCTGGTCGACCCCAGCGACCAGGAAGCGGTCGCCGAGATCGAGCGGGCCACCGCCTGGACGGTCCGTCCGGCCATCGCCGTGCGCAGCGAGCTGTTCCGGATCGTCTCGGCCATGTACGGCCAGGACGACGTCGAGGTGCCGCCGCCGGCGTCGACCGAGGAAAACGTGCCCATCGAGGCCGGCGCCGAGGTGAGCTCGTTCGACGGGCACGTGACCGAGCTGCACGTGAACGACCTGCTGGAACGGGTCGTGGACCTCGGCGGCTCGGACCTCCACCTGACGGCCGGCATCCCTCCGGCGGTGCGGGTGCACGGCGCCATCACCCTGCTCACCGAGTTCCCGGTGATGACGGCGTCGGAGATCCGCCGGATGATCTACGCCGTCCTCACCCAGAAGCAGCGCGAGCGGTTCGAGAACGACCTCGAGCTCGACACCTCGCACTCGGTCCCCAACCTCGGCCGCTTCCGTGTGAACGTGTTCCTCCAGCGCGATGCGGTCGGCGCCGTCATGCGCGTGATCCCCTTCGAGGTCGTGCCCTTCGACAAGCTCGGGCTGCCGGCGTCGGCCCTCCAGTTCGCCCACCTTCCCCGGGGCCTCGTGCTCGTGACCGGGCCGACGGGGTCCGGGAAGTCCACCACGCTCGCCTCGATGATCGACATCGTCAACGCCTCGAAGGCATGTCACATCATGACCGTGGAGGATCCGATCGAGTTCCTCCACCACCACAAGCAGGCGGTGGTCAACCAGCGTGAGGTCGGCGAGGACACCTACTCCTTCGCCTCGGCCCTCAAGCACGTGCTGCGCCAGGACCCCGACGTGATCCTGGTCGGTGAGATGCGCGACCTCGAGACGATCTCCACCGCGCTGACGGCGGCGGAGACCGGCCACCTCGTGTTCGCCACCCTCCACACCCAGGATGCACCGCAGTCCGTGGACCGCATCATCGACGTGTTCCCGGCCCACCAGCAGCAGCAGGTGCGCACCCAGCTCGCCGCCGCCCTGCAGGGCATCGTGACCCAGCAGCTCCTCCCCACGAAGGAGGGCCGCGGCCGGGCCGTCGCCGCCGAGGTCCTCGTGGCCACGCCGGCCGTGCGCAACCTGATCCGCGAGGGAAAGACCCACCAGATCTACTCGGCGATGCAGGCCGGCGGGAAGTTCGGCATGCAGACGATGGACACGTCACTCGCGAGCCTCGTGAAGAAGGGCCTCATCAGCACCGAGATCGCACTCGAGCGCTGCGCCAACGAATCTGACTTCCGCCGCCTCATGGGCGGCGGGTCGTAGCCGGGAGGAAGAGCCGAAGATGCCGGAGACCTACACCTACAAGGTCCGCGACAAGCAGGGCAAGATCCTGCAAGGGTCGCTCGACGCCGACAGCACCACGCTGGTCGCCAACAAGCTGCGCCAGATGGGCTACGTGCCGCTCGCCATCGACAAGAAGGCGTCCGGCGGCATGAAGACGGAGATCAAGCTGCCCGGTGCCGGCAAGCCGAAGCTGAAGGACATCGCCGTCTTCAGCCGGCAGTTCGCGGTGATGATCGACTCCGGACTCTCGCTGCTGCGTGCGCTGTACATCCTCGAGGACCAGACGGAGAACGAGACCCTCGCCAAGATCATCGGCGAGGTCCGCCAGGACGTGGAGAAGGGGACCTCGCTGTCGCAGTCCCTCGCCCGGCACCCGAAGACCTTCAACCGCCTGTTCGTGGCCATGGTGCGCTCGGGCGAGACGGGCGGCAACCTCGACAGCGTGCTGGTGCAGCTGGCCGACACCATCGAGAAGCAGGTCGAGCTGCGCCAGAAGATCAAGTCGGCGATGACCTACCCGGTCGCCGTGTTGTGCCTCGTGGTGCTCATCCTCATCGCCATGCTGGTGTTCATCGTGCCGACGTTCAAGGGCCTGTACGACGACCTGGGCGGCACGCTGCCGCTGCCGACGCGGGTCCTGCTGCTGGTGTCGTCGATGATGGTGAAGCTCCTGCCCATCGCCATCATGGCGACGGTCGGCTTCGTGTGGGGCTTCAAGCGGTGGATCGAGGGTGAGAAGGGTCGCGCCCACTGGGACCGGTTCAAGTTGAAGGTCCCGGTGTTCGGCAAGCTCGTGCGCCTGATCGCCCTGACCCGATTCTCCAAGACCCTCGCCACCCTGCTGCGCAGCGGCGTACCCATCCTGGAGTCGCTCGAGATCACCGCCGACACCGTGGGGAACACGGTCGTGGCCAAGGCGGTCAAGGACGTGCAGGACGGCGTCAAGCAGGGCGAGCCCATCGCTAAGCGCCTGGAGAACCACGAGGTGTTCCCTCCGATGGTCGTGCAGATGCTGGCCGTCGGCGAGGAGACGGGCGCCGTCGACACCATGCTCGAGAAGGTCGGCGACTTCTACGAGCGGGAGGTGGAGGCCACGGTGGAGGCCCTGACCTCACTGCTGGAGCCGCTCCTCATCGTCGTGCTGGGCGGCACCGTCGGCGGCATGGTCGTCTCGCTCTACATGCCGATGTTCAACATCATCAAGCTGATCAAGTAGCGCCCGCCTCCGGGCGAACGAGGGAAGGGACGTCGCATCCGCGGCGTCCCTTCCCTTGTTCTCGGCCTGCGCCGATCCGGCGATTTCTCTCGAATGTCCGAAGATCGCTCTCAAGTCGCACGAGCGACGTGGCGATAACCAAGGTGCGAGTCACTCCTGACAAGGGCAAACCGGCCGAGAGGCCGGGACGCAAAGCCACGGAGCCGTCCCTCACAACGACGTGAGGAAGGTGAGCCGGGCTGCCTGGAGGGTCGCCCCGGTGGTTGCCGGTGGCGGGCCGAGAGGGTGGGACCGGGCCCGCACATCCATTGCATCCACAATCCACAAGGAGAAACCCGAATGCTCGACATGCTGCGCAAGCGCCAGGAGGACGAAGAGGGTTTC
Protein-coding sequences here:
- a CDS encoding PilT/PilU family type 4a pilus ATPase, translated to MQAASRRLGEFLVDRKVLSRDALERLLIREANDGVSLSKMLLAEGVVAEKDLVAAVASQVGIAFIDFDQTAVNPALDRLVPVELARRYLAIAVDFEGSELVVALVDPSDQEAVAEIERATAWTVRPAIAVRSELFRIVSAMYGQDDVEVPPPASTEENVPIEAGAEVSSFDGHVTELHVNDLLERVVDLGGSDLHLTAGIPPAVRVHGAITLLTEFPVMTASEIRRMIYAVLTQKQRERFENDLELDTSHSVPNLGRFRVNVFLQRDAVGAVMRVIPFEVVPFDKLGLPASALQFAHLPRGLVLVTGPTGSGKSTTLASMIDIVNASKACHIMTVEDPIEFLHHHKQAVVNQREVGEDTYSFASALKHVLRQDPDVILVGEMRDLETISTALTAAETGHLVFATLHTQDAPQSVDRIIDVFPAHQQQQVRTQLAAALQGIVTQQLLPTKEGRGRAVAAEVLVATPAVRNLIREGKTHQIYSAMQAGGKFGMQTMDTSLASLVKKGLISTEIALERCANESDFRRLMGGGS
- a CDS encoding type II secretion system F family protein — protein: MPETYTYKVRDKQGKILQGSLDADSTTLVANKLRQMGYVPLAIDKKASGGMKTEIKLPGAGKPKLKDIAVFSRQFAVMIDSGLSLLRALYILEDQTENETLAKIIGEVRQDVEKGTSLSQSLARHPKTFNRLFVAMVRSGETGGNLDSVLVQLADTIEKQVELRQKIKSAMTYPVAVLCLVVLILIAMLVFIVPTFKGLYDDLGGTLPLPTRVLLLVSSMMVKLLPIAIMATVGFVWGFKRWIEGEKGRAHWDRFKLKVPVFGKLVRLIALTRFSKTLATLLRSGVPILESLEITADTVGNTVVAKAVKDVQDGVKQGEPIAKRLENHEVFPPMVVQMLAVGEETGAVDTMLEKVGDFYEREVEATVEALTSLLEPLLIVVLGGTVGGMVVSLYMPMFNIIKLIK